The following proteins come from a genomic window of Aspergillus oryzae RIB40 DNA, chromosome 4:
- a CDS encoding PP2C family serine/threonine-protein phosphatase (predicted protein) yields MSTTTTTTTSPSTIMIEGAGAASTIGSRPTQQDQYTFLLPENFLTKSGDKIAFFAVYDGHKVSKHANENILRFLQESPELESGRYEEAIKEAIKKEEAELLKDFRDGEEQFATSGSTAALALVNLTQGFLVIGNLGDSHILMADYTSSSEGATNIRRITRSHKPGDSDEKNRIMDAGGMVNTDSGTERLGSLNMSRALGDLQYKDPLINSGTGPLNEAQIRADVSSSIDQWNLLSNEPYLSRVDLNDGSQHVLILTSDGVTNSLEDEIMVHGLLTCYRSGLNATESAKYIVDEAADVPGSDNATCIAVFIGGAS; encoded by the exons ATGAGCACTACGACCACTACCACTACATCTCCAAGCACAATAATGATCGAGGGTGCAGGGGCTGCAAGT ACAATAGGTTCCCGACCAACCCAACAAGACCAGTATACATTCCTCCTCCCAGAGAACTTCTTAACAAAATCAGGCGACAAGatagccttcttcgcagTTTACGACGGACA CAAAGTATCCAAACACGCCAACGAAAACATACTGCGCTTTTTACAAGAAAGCCCGGAACTCGAATCTGGTCGGTACGAAGAGGCCATCAAAGAAGcgatcaagaaagaggaagcgGAGCTACTGAAAGACTTCCGCGACGGCGAGGAGCAATTCGCGACGTCGGGGTCGactgctgctttggccttGGTCAATTTGACCCAGGGTTTCCTGGTCATTGGGAATCTGGGCGATTCGCATATTCTAATGGCGGATTATACTAGTTCGAGTGAGGGAGCTACTAATATC CGTCGGATAACGAGGTCACATAAACCGGGCGATTCAGACGAGAAGAATCGAATCATGGATGCCGGGGGTATGGTTAACACTGATAGTGGGACAGAAAGGCTAG GCTCCCTGAACATGTCTCGAGCACTGGGTGATCTCCAATACAAGGACCCTCTCATTAACTCGGGGACGGGGCCGCTCAATGAAGCGCAGATACGGGCTGATGTCTCGTCTTCTATCGATCAATGGAATCTTTTATCCAATGAGCCGTATCTGTCACGAGTCGACTTGAATGATGGGAGTCAGCACGTTTTAATCTTGACCTCGGATGGCGTGACTAACAGCcttgaagatgagattaTGGTGCACGGGTTATTGACGTGCTACCGGTCTGGGTTAAATGCAACAGAGTCTGCGAAATATATTGTTGACGAGGCTGCGGATGTGCCGGGTAGTGATAATGCGACTTGCATTGCAGTTTTCATTGGTGGTGCGTCATGA
- a CDS encoding tRNA adenylyltransferase (tRNA nucleotidyltransferase/poly(A) polymerase) produces MNHKKPRNSSPERATKRRRISSPISRKNPSDEMTATPDQTHPIIQLTPIENTLKSLLLDVADYIRERSIAEGGNAVDTPRTVLRFTGGWVRDKLLGIDSHDIDVGINNMTGYQFGLLLKDYLDIPENLQKYKKNHNNGQLKDAIVSLHKIEANPEKSKHLETVTTKIFGLDIDLVNLRKETYSDDSRNPQMEFGTAEEDAMRRDATINALFYNLNESKVEDFTRRGFQDMRDQVIRTPMEPYQTFKDDPLRVLRLIRFASRLGYRIDEDTENAMKNKDISEALKLKISRERVGTEMMKMLKGPDPRGALQFIDRLELYPTIFANHQDDVGVDTSSWAPAYNALQKLLHPNNNSIPIARVRDLLIRDAQEAYYAWVIAAFAPWSTVPDRVAQGPKPRPPPARAAEVARDSLRSDNKTINLLRDAARHWRSIVDVKSSLLQGRMSGTAAEIRQQIGLHIRTWSKDWRLCCTLAILQEVAQGGEFNKVIQEYNQFLSYLVEHDLENVYDMKPIVNGVEIAQNLASPKGPWMSKALDMVIKWQLLHPEITDKAKALEEVSSRKEELDIRSK; encoded by the exons ATGAACCACAAGAAACCTAGAAATTCTTCCCCTGAGAGAGCTACCAAAAGGAGACGCATATCTTCCCCTATCTCGCGCAAGAACCCTTCTGACGAAATGACCGCGACACCCGATCAGACGCATCCTATAATCCAGCTCACGCCCATCGAGAACACCCTGAAATCCCTCCTCCTAGATGTCGCAGACTACATACGAGAACGGTCGATTGCAGAAGGAGGCAATGCAGTGGACACCCCACGCACGGTACTGCGTTTTACAGGAGGCTGGGTGCGGGACAAGCTGCTCGGCATCGATAGCCATGACATCGATGTGGGCATCAATAACATGACAGGCTACCAGTTCGGTCTCCTGCTTAAGGACTACTTGGATATTCCCGAGAATCTGCAGAAGTACAAGAAAAACCACAACAATGGCCAGCTCAAGGACGCTATCGTCAGTCTTCATAAAATTGAAGCTAATCCGGAGAAGTCAAAGCATCTGGAAACGGTCACTACTAAGATCTTTGGGCTAGATATCGATTTGGTTAACCTACGGAAGGAAACCTACTCGGATGATAGTCGCAATCCCCAGATGGAGTTTGGTACGGCCGAGGAGGATGCAATGCGCCGGGATGCAACCATCAATGCCCTCTTTTACAATTTGAACGAGTCCAAAGTAGAGGATTTTACTAGGAGGGGCTTTCAAGATATGAGAGACCAAGTAATCCGAACACCAATGGAGCCGTATCAAACCTTTAAGGATGACCCATTACGTGTACTGCGACTCATTCGGTTTGCCAGCCGATTAGGATATCGCATCGATGAAGATACGGAAAATGCTATGAAAAACAAGGATATCAGTGAAGCACTTAAACTGAAGATCAGTAGAGAGCGAGTGGGGACtgagatgatgaagatgctcaaAG GTCCTGATCCCCGAGGTGCTCTACAATTTATTGACCGCCTTGAATTATATCCAACAATTTTTGCAAACCACCAAGATGATGTCGGCGTGGATACATCTTCTTGGGCTCCTGCATACAATGCGCTGCAGAAGTTATTAcaccccaacaacaactcgaTACCTATTGCACGTGTACGCGACCTGCTTATTCGCGACGCTCAAGAAGCTTATTATGCTTGGGTGATTGCCGCATTCGCACCCTGGTCTACGGTGCCAGATCGCGTGGCGCAAGGGCCAAAACCAAGGCCACCTCCTGCCCGCGCGGCGGAAGTCGCTAGGGATAGCCTTCGTTCTGATAACAAAACGATCAACTTGCTCCGTGATGCGGCTCGTCATTGGCGCTCTATCGTGGACGTGAAATCCTCACTTCTGCAAGGGCGTATGAGTGGCACCGCGGCCGAAATTCGACAGCAAATTGGATTGCACATCCGTACATGGAGCAAGGACTGGAGACTTTGCTGTACCTTGGCCATCTTGCAAGAAGTTGCGCAAGGAGGCGAGTTCAACAAAG TGATCCAAGAGTACAATCAGTTTCTCTCATACCTCGTAGAACACGACCTGGAAAACGTCTACGACATGAAACCCATCGTGAACGGGGTTGAAATTGCCCAGAACCTTGCATCTCCGAAAGGACCGTGGATGAGCAAGGCTTTGGACATGGTGATTAAGTGGCAGCTCCTACACCCAGAGATCACAGATAAGGCCAAGGCGTTGGAAGAAGTGTCAAGTCGAAAGGAAGAGCTTGACATACGCTCGAAGTGA
- a CDS encoding TRAPP III-specific subunit 85 family protein (protein with predicted involvement in meiosis (GSG1)): MTSPGDAAPVRPPPSFSPGVPRVASKTRYPDQRRDSSPNLDSDLVDSRIATSPPQPPLSATAAELPIRSASPHARSIRSSTPQLTRSSLGSPTEGRLDGSEDIRSLIIRSFSPVVGVYSSVDTDELVRQKGFAGGFWELIRPFGETVPGKIVVRDSVGASRGWEDYGVRFVDLGGNPQVSSEPRAPPLTQLEEALERQLESPDDPLGGILRPKDFLSFPTTSPLYKSFLRQLLSVSSPTPHETFRHPVASVIAISSRNTSPLETLRRLYADTSNGDRKLPEWVHPEYLRYYVLVHDEDRDDIAESTKLYDQMKRHFGLHCHLLRLRSNQCVVTDDDSCQVPEAEWLSPTERLSGRSEPLVDLDTDGQPYLFESDVTAIKAFVRELVAQSVIPYMENRVTVWNDQVASRRRGISGRFMSMSRRWAGFGSGSRSSLIGSGGGTSGNYDLAHGFYKPDVPEAILRKMADFAFMLRDWKLSASTYELLRSDYANDKAWKYHAGVHEMCAVSMLLNPLSMPGKSKINDIDQMIETACYSYLTRCSDAPNALRCLSLSMELLKSRGGSGIESAARWAMRAMDLSLVGSIGQALLSERISACYASRNAINGVRFGSRHRKAGMWSVLAADRWLRLGKPSLASASLEEAERLYADVLDSNGAFPIPEMQAFVDNLRHAVKVEYLESRGLDTGDEAATADPLDVFEPEETSEKLDKRKNRKSLIANPMDSGGLSSTQGARDDDNPANDDFERA, translated from the exons ATGACATCGCCCGGAGATGCTGCTCCGGTCAGACCTCCGCCGTCCTTCTCGCCCGGCGTTCCGCGAGTCGCATCCAAGACgagatatccagatcaacGCCGCGATTCGTCTCCAAATCTAGATTCGGACCTAGTAGACTCAAGAATTGCCACGTCCCCCCCGCAACCCCCTCTATCGGCCACCGCTGCGGAGCTGCCGATTAGATCCGCATCGCCCCATGCTCGATCTATAAGATCGTCAACGCCGCAATTGACCCGATCGTCACTGGGTTCTCCGACGGAAGGACGACTGGATGGTTCTGAAGATATACGCTCTTTGATTATACGCTCATTCTCCCCGGTAGTCGGGGTTTACTCGTCGGTCGATACTGATGAACTAGTCAGACAGAAAGGCTTCGCGGGCGGCTTTTGGGAGCTAATTCGCCCTTTTGGAGAGACTGTTCCTGGGAAGATTGTGGTTCGCGATAGTGTAGGGGCAAGTCGTGGCTGGGAAGATTATGGGGTCCGGTTTGTCGACTTAGGGGGCAACCCACAGGTCTCCTCTGAACCGAGAGCGCCGCCTCTGACACAATTAGAGGAAGCGCTAGAGAGGCAATTGGAATCACCAGATGATCCACTGGGAGGTATACTACGGCCAAAAGATTTTCTCAGTTTTCCTACAACATCCCCATTATATAAATCATTTCTGCGTCAGCTGCTATCAGTCTCTTCTCCGACCCCGCATGAGACATTCCGCCACCCCGTGGCAAGCGTTATCGCCATTAGCTCACGAAACACATCGCCTCTTGAAACGCTACGACGGCTATATGCGGACACCAGCAATGGAGATAGGAAGCTACCGGAGTGGGTTCACCCTGAGTACCTCCGGTACTATGTCTTGGTTCATGACGAGGATCGCGATGACATCGCGGAATCAACGAAACTCTACGACCAAATGAAACGTCACTTTGGCTTGCATTGTCATCTCTTGAGGCTACGCAGCAACCAATGTGTTGTGACTGATGACGACAGCTGCCAGGTGCCCGAAGCCGAATGGCTTTCACCTACAGAACGCCTGTCAGGTCGATCAG AGCCTCTAGTCGATCTAGATACAGATGGTCAGCCGTATCTTTTCGAGTCCGATGTCACTGCCATCAAAGCCTTCGTCCGGGAGTTGGTCGCTCAATCCGTGATACCCTATATGGAGAATCGAGTAACTGTTTGGAATGATCAGGTAGCATCACGAAGGCGTGGCATCAGTGGCCGTTTCATGTCAATGTCTCGACGGTGGGCAGGTTTCGGGTCTGGCTCTCGATCTAGCCTTATTGGCTCCGGTGGTGGAACCAGTGGAAACTACGACCTTGCTCATGGCTTCTACAAGCCCGATGTACCCGAGGCCATTCTCCGAAAGATGGCGGACTTTGCCTTCATGCTGCGGGATTGGAAGTTATCGGCATCCACCTACGAACTCCTCCGGTCAGACTATGCGAATGACAAAGCGTGGAAGTATCATGCTGGCGTCCATGAAATGTGTGCTGTGAGCATGCTTCTGAACCCTCTTTCCATGCCTGGAAAATCGAaaatcaatgatattgatcAGATGATTGAAACTGCCTGTTATTCCTACCTTACAAGATGCTCAGATGCACCCAATGCCTTACGTTGTCTCTCCTTGTCCATGGAATTACTGAAGTCTCGTGGAGGTTCTGGAATCGAAAGTGCGGCTAGATGGGCCATGCGGGCCATGGACCTGAGTTTAGTCGGCTCTATCGGCCAAGCGCTCCTCAGCGAAAGGATTTCAGCCTGCTACGCCTCCCGAAATGCAATCAACGGAGTCAGATTTGGCTCACGGCACCGAAAAGCTGGCATGTGGAGTGTTCTCGCTGCGGACCGATGGCTCAGACTAGGGAAGCCATCACTGGCCTCTGCGTCTCTCGAAGAGGCCGAACGCCTCTATGCAGATGTTTTGGACAGCAACGGCGCGTTTCCTATACCGGAGATGCAAGCTTTCGTTGATAACCTGAGACATGCAGTGAAGGTTGAATATCTCGAGTCTAGAGGCTTAGACACTGGAGACGAGGCGGCGACAGCCGATCCTCTAGACGTTTTCGAACCCGAGGAGACGAGTGAAAAGCTAGACAAGCGGAAGAATCGGAAATCGCTGATCGCTAATCCGATGGACTCAGGCGGTCTTAGCTCTACTCAAGGAGCgagagatgatgataatCCTGCAAATGACGATTTTGAACGAGCTTAA